The genomic DNA CGGACCCGGCCGGCCGCCCGCTCGAACCGGCGGCAGGCGGCGTCGGCCTCGGCGGAGCGCCCGACCGAGGCGAGCCACCGCGGCGATTCCGGCAGCCGCGCGAACAGGAGGCCGCCGAGCGCCGCCAGGGCGCCCCCGAGGATCAGCGCCCAGCGCCACGGCTCGATCCCCAGCGGCGCGCCCGGTGCGAGCATCTGGACCAGGCCGATGGCGGCCAGGCCGCCGAGGAGCCCGAGGCCGGCGCAGACCAGCAGCGTCGCGCCGCGGTGGCGCGCGGGCGTCACCTCGGCGAGGTAGGTGGCGACCAGGGGCGGGAACCCGCCGATCGCGAAGCCCGAGACCGTGCGGGCGATCGTCAGCGCCGTGAGCCCCTGGCTCGCGGCCGCGGCCAGCGATCCGGCGGCCATCAGCGCGAGGGAGGCCTGGAGCGCGCGCCCGCGGCCGAGGCGATCCCCCAGCATCCCGAAGACGGGCGCGCCCACGGCCCCGCCGGCGAAGACGGAGGCGAGGAGCAGGGAGAGGCTGCCCCGCGGCATGCTGTGGGGCGGCGCGAGGAAGATGGCCGCCAGGGCGTTGCTCAGGGCGACCTCGGCGATGTCGGTGAACAGGCCCAGCGTGCAGACGGCGAGCGCCGCCGCGTGGAGCCGCGTGATCGGCAGGGAATCGAGCCGCCGCGTGACGGCCGCGACCGACCCGTCCACCGGCGCGAGGGGGTCGGAGAGGCGCGCGGCCTGGATTCGGGCGTCGACCAAGCGTGTGGATCCTCTGCGACCGGAGCGTGCGCGCACCCGGTGACGCACCGCCATAGCGGCGTGTTCCGCACCGGGGAACGCGATGGCGTTCACAAATGCACCGAGCGCGCCACGGTCGCGGGTCGCGCGGAGGCCGGGGCGGCCCGGTCCGGCGATCCGCGGATCGCGCGGATCCGCCGACGAGCCCTCCGCCGGGAGCCTCGGCGCGCGGGCCGGCACCGCC from Methylobacterium radiotolerans JCM 2831 includes the following:
- a CDS encoding MFS transporter; protein product: MVDARIQAARLSDPLAPVDGSVAAVTRRLDSLPITRLHAAALAVCTLGLFTDIAEVALSNALAAIFLAPPHSMPRGSLSLLLASVFAGGAVGAPVFGMLGDRLGRGRALQASLALMAAGSLAAAASQGLTALTIARTVSGFAIGGFPPLVATYLAEVTPARHRGATLLVCAGLGLLGGLAAIGLVQMLAPGAPLGIEPWRWALILGGALAALGGLLFARLPESPRWLASVGRSAEADAACRRFERAAGRVRVAAPAGPDPAPAAAGPAGFRGLFAGPRQLRRTALFVGLYTLAPLATIAFPLLSAVVMVEKGFKVDQSLVFAALSMLGPPLGTLLTALVIDRLERRACLTALAAAMAALGTAFAASGTFLTLVLVGIAFNTAAATYGSILAVYATELLPTPLRASAMTCAWAGGRVAAALAPIILLPVLSAYGPHAMFAVITVVLAASAALLLSGPRGLSGRAVA